Genomic DNA from Hordeum vulgare subsp. vulgare chromosome 2H, MorexV3_pseudomolecules_assembly, whole genome shotgun sequence:
TGACCATGGCGCCACGCGTTCACCAGCATTGGCGTGGCCACGCCGAAGGGGGACACGCAGTTGACGCGAATGCCGTGCTCCCCGAGCTCGCAGGCCGCGTTCTTGGTCAGCCCCACCAGCGCGTGCTTCGACGCCGTGTACGCGTGCGGGCCCATCCCGCCGACCACGCCGGCCACGCTCGCCACCGACACGATGCTCCCGACGCCGCCGACGCCGCGGCTCTGCAGCATGGCCCGCGCCGCGTGCTTCATGCCGAGGGCCGCGCCGAGCGTGTTCACGCGCAGCACGCGGTCGAACTCGGCGGCGTCCAGGGACGCGATGCCGCCGCTCCTGGCGCCCACTCCCGCCACCGATGGGGCTGCCTGCCGGCCCAGCACGCCGGCGTTGTTGCAGAGCACGTCCAGCCGCCCGTAGCTCGCCACGCAGCACCCGACAGCGCGCTCCACGTCGGCCTCGACCGATACGTCGCAGTGCACGTAGCTGCACCAGGCGGCGCCCAGCGCGTCCGCCAGCGCCTCCCCGGCCGCGTCGTCGATGTCGGCGATCACCACGCGCGCGCCTTGACGGACGAACGCGCGCACGATCGCCTCCCCGATCCCGCGCGCCCCGCCGGTGACGATGGCCACCTTCCCCTCCAGCCTCCTGCGCTGCAGCTGCAGCTGCACGGCGGCACCAGCGGCGGCGGCATTGTTGGTTGTCGCGCCGAGAGCAAGGCTGCCGGCTTGGGGCGCCTTCTCGGCGGGCATGAAGTCGAGGGCGGTCATGGCTAACGAGGGCGGTgcgggtgatgatgtgtgagactTTCAGTTGGAgctatggatggatggatggatggattgaGGAGGGTGGGACGAGATGGAGCGGCACGTACGTCATTTTATAGGGAGCCGGAGCGGCGGATCGGAGGGCGGACGCCGGTGGGGATGGCATTTGGCACCGTCTTCCTCCTTATGTGCCGCGTGTGCATCAATCCGTGTTAATGCCGAATAGTCTGTGCATCAATCCGTGTTAATCTGGTGGTGCTAATTCTCTACTACGTCTCTACTACGTACGTTCATGGCCACGGCCGGAACCGGAGCGATGTCAGACCAACGTCACTGCCATCGTCAAGCGATGCCAGGCTGTGGCCGTTCACACTTCACACCGGGCGTGTGATTCATTTTCTTTGTTCAGGTCAAGAACCACCTTTTTCTCCTCCAAGTCATGATTCAAAATATGAGAGCGATAATCATATTTTCTGTCATCGGGGCAACCAGCTCAATTTGCGAAagtagttagttagttagttagttagtctTGCGCTGCAAATTGCGTCCGTTGGATCTTTGCGAAagtagttagttagttagttagttagtctTGCGCTGCAAATTGCTAGCACAGAGCTGCGTCTAATTTTAATCGTCCTGAGACTCTCTGACTGCTGACGTGCCATCCAAGCCTGCAGGTTGGATAGTGTGAAAATAGGAAGGCTTGAAGCGTATGCATTTAGCAGGGACGCGTGTGTGTTAATAAAGGCACAAGTCCTAGAAGATTACAACAAGGAGTTAGGATCTATCTTTATCTACAAGGTTAAACACAAGAGATAG
This window encodes:
- the LOC123429396 gene encoding sex determination protein tasselseed-2-like — protein: MTALDFMPAEKAPQAGSLALGATTNNAAAAGAAVQLQLQRRRLEGKVAIVTGGARGIGEAIVRAFVRQGARVVIADIDDAAGEALADALGAAWCSYVHCDVSVEADVERAVGCCVASYGRLDVLCNNAGVLGRQAAPSVAGVGARSGGIASLDAAEFDRVLRVNTLGAALGMKHAARAMLQSRGVGGVGSIVSVASVAGVVGGMGPHAYTASKHALVGLTKNAACELGEHGIRVNCVSPFGVATPMLVNAWRHGHQGEDEEGASSAAPVSAEEVEKTEEMVRGLATLKGPTLRAGDIAEAALFLASDESRYISGHNLVVDGGVTTSRNVIGL